One genomic region from Planctomycetota bacterium encodes:
- a CDS encoding class I SAM-dependent rRNA methyltransferase, with protein sequence MDPAVPPSPSPPAADGLPTATVVLKPKRARPFFGRHPWVLDSAIARLDGDPAAGDVVDLATHEGRFVARGLFNPHSRLRVRLYAFDPAQPLDGALWEGRIAAAVALRRHLGLDATDGAVRLVNSEGDDLSGLVVDRYGEWLCVQVTALAMAARLETLSGILGTLTPTRGILLRGAERGLAGLEGLHLPDRVVRGQAPDGPVFVREGNLRYGIDLAAGQKTGFYLDQRDNRHAAARHAPGKRVLDMFCYSGGFALTAAAAGASAVLAVDSSAKATALAAANARLNGLATMAVETADAFERLAELAGSGERYGMVVLDPPKFARSRATVADALRAYHRINRLAVDLLEPGGTLVTCSCSGAVGRDEFLTMLAGVAQQARRSIRLLEVRGAAPDHPVSASCLDGEYLTCVIARVP encoded by the coding sequence ATGGACCCCGCTGTGCCGCCGTCACCGTCGCCGCCCGCCGCCGACGGGCTGCCCACGGCCACCGTCGTTCTCAAGCCGAAGCGGGCCCGGCCGTTCTTCGGTCGCCATCCCTGGGTGCTCGATTCGGCGATCGCCCGCCTCGACGGCGACCCGGCGGCCGGTGACGTCGTCGATCTGGCGACCCACGAGGGGCGGTTCGTGGCCCGCGGGCTGTTCAATCCCCACAGCCGGCTGCGCGTGCGGCTGTATGCCTTCGATCCGGCGCAGCCGCTCGACGGGGCGCTGTGGGAAGGGCGGATCGCCGCCGCCGTCGCCCTCCGCCGCCACCTCGGCCTCGACGCCACCGACGGCGCCGTGCGCCTCGTCAACAGCGAGGGAGACGACCTCTCCGGATTGGTCGTCGACCGCTACGGCGAGTGGCTGTGCGTCCAGGTGACGGCGCTGGCGATGGCGGCCCGGCTGGAGACGCTGTCCGGCATCCTCGGGACGCTGACGCCGACGCGGGGCATCCTCCTCCGCGGCGCCGAGCGCGGGCTCGCCGGCCTCGAGGGGCTCCACCTCCCCGACCGGGTCGTGCGCGGCCAGGCCCCCGACGGGCCGGTGTTCGTCCGCGAAGGAAATCTCCGCTACGGGATCGACCTCGCTGCGGGGCAGAAGACCGGCTTCTACCTCGACCAACGTGACAATCGTCACGCCGCGGCGCGCCACGCACCGGGAAAGCGCGTGCTCGACATGTTCTGCTACTCGGGGGGCTTCGCCCTCACCGCCGCCGCGGCCGGGGCCAGCGCCGTGCTCGCGGTCGATTCCAGCGCCAAGGCGACGGCGTTGGCGGCCGCCAACGCCCGGCTCAACGGCCTGGCGACTATGGCGGTGGAGACGGCCGACGCCTTCGAACGGCTCGCCGAGCTGGCCGGATCCGGCGAGCGCTACGGGATGGTGGTCCTCGATCCGCCGAAGTTCGCCCGGAGCCGCGCCACCGTGGCCGACGCGCTCCGCGCCTACCACCGCATCAACCGCCTCGCCGTCGACCTCCTCGAACCGGGCGGAACGCTCGTCACCTGCAGCTGTTCCGGGGCCGTGGGACGCGACGAGTTCCTGACGATGCTCGCCGGCGTCGCCCAGCAGGCGCGGCGGTCGATCCGGCTCCTCGAGGTGCGCGGGGCGGCCCCCGACCACCCCGTGAGTGCCAGTTGCCTCGACGGCGAATACCTCACGTGCGTGATCGCGCGGGTGCCGTGA
- a CDS encoding DUF1549 domain-containing protein → MALRRLLALSLLLAGAVAPGRARAGEAHLTADDFTARVAPVLERRCGHCHGAQRQEGGLRLDSFAGLVAGGDSGPAIVPGSLAESLLARAVLRRDETLLMPPGEALPADELALVTAWIEAGAPHPGGSLEPPPPLPPFDPVAQRAHWSFTPVVRPPVPVVAGAADPIDAFVRQALAAVGVEPTGPADRATLLRRVTFDLTGLPPSADEVAAFLADDSPDAFARVVDRLLDSPQYGEHWARHWLDVVRYADSNGLDENVAHGTAWRYRDWVIASLNEDLPYDRFLRRQVAGDLLATPDTPAAERNALFVATGFLVLGPKVLAEGDQAKLAADVVDEQVDTLSRAFLGLSFGCARCHNHKFDPVSQADYAALAGIFTSTRSMESLARIARWQENVVATPEALAAHAEATATVEARKGAVAAELASARGAVAAAGTDPATVAEESLPEEVHQRLTALRDAVAEAERAVVPLDTAMGVVEGTPADARIAIRGDHLVPGRRVPRGVPVVLEIDGPLAIPPAASGRRELADWLTDPRHPLTARVIVNRVWRWHFGRGIVATTDNFGRLGDRPVNQPLLDWLAAELVDSGWSLKALHRRILLSAAWQRSSTAADSPTAARALEVDPDNHLAWRATVRRLEAESIRDSLLAVGGTLDRSMGGSLLHVANRAFLFDHTSIDGTRYDAPRRSIYMPVIRNHIQDCLWLFDCTDGAVPCGDRGTSTVPSQALWLLNGDLVLDVAERVATSVLAATPGDGAPRPLLLFRRVLGRSPTAAEERLVAEAVARITARLAEAGTPPAGREAAAWTAVAQGLLAGDELLFVR, encoded by the coding sequence ATGGCCCTCCGTCGCCTCCTCGCCCTGTCGCTGTTGCTGGCCGGCGCCGTGGCTCCGGGCCGGGCCCGAGCCGGCGAAGCGCACCTGACCGCCGACGACTTCACGGCGCGGGTCGCCCCCGTCCTCGAGCGCCGCTGCGGCCACTGCCATGGCGCCCAGCGCCAGGAGGGAGGGCTGCGGCTCGACTCGTTCGCGGGCCTCGTCGCCGGTGGTGACTCCGGTCCCGCGATCGTTCCGGGAAGCCTCGCCGAGAGCCTGCTGGCCCGGGCCGTGCTCCGCCGCGACGAAACGCTCCTCATGCCGCCGGGGGAGGCGCTGCCCGCCGACGAGCTGGCACTCGTGACGGCCTGGATCGAAGCCGGGGCACCGCACCCCGGCGGGTCGCTCGAGCCACCGCCGCCGCTGCCGCCCTTCGATCCGGTGGCCCAGCGCGCCCACTGGTCGTTCACCCCGGTCGTCCGCCCGCCCGTGCCCGTCGTCGCCGGGGCCGCCGATCCGATCGACGCCTTCGTGCGCCAGGCCCTCGCCGCCGTCGGCGTCGAACCGACCGGACCGGCCGATCGGGCGACGCTCCTGCGCCGCGTGACGTTCGACCTCACCGGCCTGCCGCCCTCTGCCGACGAGGTCGCGGCATTCCTCGCCGACGATTCCCCCGACGCCTTCGCCCGGGTCGTCGACCGGCTCCTCGACTCGCCCCAGTACGGCGAGCACTGGGCGCGCCACTGGCTCGACGTCGTCCGCTACGCCGACTCCAACGGGCTCGACGAGAACGTCGCCCACGGCACCGCGTGGCGCTACCGCGACTGGGTGATCGCGAGCCTCAACGAAGACCTCCCCTACGACCGATTCCTCCGCCGCCAGGTCGCCGGCGACCTGCTCGCCACCCCCGACACCCCGGCAGCCGAGCGCAACGCGCTCTTCGTCGCCACCGGGTTCCTCGTCCTCGGCCCCAAGGTGCTCGCCGAGGGGGACCAGGCCAAGCTCGCCGCCGACGTCGTCGACGAGCAGGTCGACACGCTGTCGCGCGCGTTCCTCGGGCTGTCGTTCGGCTGCGCCCGCTGCCACAACCACAAGTTTGATCCCGTCTCCCAGGCCGACTACGCGGCACTGGCAGGGATCTTCACCAGCACGCGGTCGATGGAGTCTCTGGCGCGGATCGCACGCTGGCAGGAAAACGTCGTCGCCACTCCGGAGGCGCTCGCCGCCCATGCCGAGGCGACGGCCACCGTCGAGGCGCGGAAGGGGGCGGTCGCCGCCGAACTGGCCAGTGCCCGGGGCGCCGTCGCCGCCGCCGGCACCGATCCGGCGACGGTCGCGGAGGAGTCGCTCCCCGAGGAGGTTCACCAGCGCCTCACGGCGCTGCGCGACGCGGTGGCGGAGGCCGAGCGGGCGGTCGTGCCGCTCGACACCGCGATGGGGGTGGTCGAGGGAACTCCGGCCGACGCCCGGATCGCCATCCGCGGCGACCACCTCGTGCCGGGGCGGCGCGTGCCGCGCGGCGTGCCGGTGGTCCTCGAGATCGACGGCCCGCTGGCGATTCCCCCGGCGGCGAGCGGCCGCCGCGAATTGGCCGACTGGCTCACCGACCCGCGCCATCCGCTCACCGCCCGGGTGATCGTCAACCGGGTGTGGCGCTGGCACTTCGGCCGCGGGATCGTCGCCACCACCGACAATTTCGGGCGGCTCGGCGACCGGCCCGTCAACCAGCCGCTCCTCGACTGGCTGGCGGCGGAACTGGTCGACTCCGGGTGGTCGCTGAAGGCGCTCCACCGGCGGATCCTCCTCTCGGCGGCCTGGCAGCGGTCGAGCACCGCTGCCGACAGCCCGACCGCCGCGCGAGCGCTGGAGGTCGACCCCGACAACCACCTCGCTTGGCGCGCCACCGTCCGCCGCCTCGAGGCGGAGAGCATCCGCGATTCGCTGCTTGCCGTGGGGGGCACGCTCGACCGCTCGATGGGCGGGTCGCTGCTCCACGTCGCCAACCGGGCGTTCCTCTTCGACCACACCTCGATCGACGGCACGCGCTACGACGCCCCGCGGCGCAGCATCTACATGCCGGTGATCCGCAATCACATCCAGGACTGCCTGTGGCTGTTCGACTGCACCGACGGCGCCGTCCCCTGCGGCGACCGCGGCACGTCGACGGTGCCCTCGCAGGCGCTGTGGCTGCTCAACGGCGATCTCGTCCTCGACGTGGCCGAACGCGTCGCGACGAGCGTGCTGGCCGCCACCCCCGGCGACGGCGCGCCACGCCCCCTGCTTCTCTTCCGCCGCGTCCTCGGCCGCTCCCCGACAGCCGCCGAGGAGCGGCTCGTCGCCGAGGCGGTGGCGCGGATCACCGCGCGGCTGGCGGAGGCGGGAACGCCCCCCGCCGGGCGCGAGGCAGC
- the folK gene encoding 2-amino-4-hydroxy-6-hydroxymethyldihydropteridine diphosphokinase, with product MARCLIGCGANAGVPRDQLERAVELLRFMPGISLVAVSRTRRSAPVGGPAGQPPFLNGACLVDTALGPRELLESLAAVENTLHRDRSVRWGPRTIDLDLLLYDDLVIDEPETEIAGRHHGALTVPHPRMATRRFVLEPCAEIAPEAVHPLSGCTVRELLDNISRPAVHVAVVGVPGSGAAEVAGAIADATLARLVRQPTPLPRGADPADWDAALGDWARVLSAERAAAHGADAGNDPGPVTVVADCWLGTLLVAAEGWLPPAPRAAFADRFATRAAAALAPGVAVVTVASGTTLAERIAFRTRRGDHTDLFRDTDVFGAGGTPESTAAELVALQQRLLERVQRRCAADDPLHRLRPPAVVVVPADDLGTAIAEGIAAVEAMT from the coding sequence ATGGCACGATGCCTGATCGGATGCGGCGCCAATGCCGGCGTGCCGCGTGACCAGCTCGAACGGGCCGTGGAGCTCCTGCGGTTCATGCCCGGAATCAGCCTGGTCGCGGTCAGCCGAACCCGCCGTTCCGCACCGGTCGGCGGTCCGGCGGGCCAGCCGCCGTTTCTCAACGGCGCCTGCCTGGTCGACACGGCGCTTGGCCCGCGTGAGCTGCTCGAATCGCTGGCGGCCGTCGAGAACACGCTCCACCGCGACCGCAGCGTTCGCTGGGGTCCGCGGACGATCGATCTCGACCTGCTCCTTTACGACGACCTGGTCATCGACGAGCCGGAGACCGAGATCGCCGGCCGTCACCATGGCGCGCTGACGGTGCCCCATCCACGGATGGCGACGCGCCGGTTCGTCCTTGAGCCGTGCGCCGAGATCGCCCCCGAGGCGGTCCATCCCCTGTCCGGCTGCACCGTCCGCGAACTGCTCGACAACATTTCGCGCCCCGCGGTCCACGTCGCCGTGGTGGGCGTGCCGGGGAGCGGCGCGGCCGAGGTCGCCGGCGCGATCGCCGATGCCACGCTGGCACGCCTGGTGCGGCAGCCCACGCCACTGCCCCGCGGTGCCGATCCGGCCGACTGGGACGCCGCGCTCGGGGATTGGGCACGCGTGCTGTCGGCCGAACGGGCCGCGGCGCACGGCGCCGATGCCGGGAACGATCCGGGCCCGGTGACCGTCGTCGCCGACTGCTGGCTGGGAACGCTCCTGGTCGCGGCCGAGGGCTGGCTCCCTCCCGCCCCCCGCGCCGCGTTTGCCGACCGGTTCGCCACCCGCGCCGCCGCGGCACTCGCGCCCGGGGTCGCGGTGGTCACGGTGGCCAGCGGTACGACGCTGGCCGAACGGATCGCGTTCCGCACGCGGCGCGGGGACCACACCGACCTGTTCCGGGATACGGATGTCTTCGGCGCCGGTGGCACCCCCGAGTCGACGGCGGCGGAGCTCGTCGCACTCCAGCAGCGGCTCCTCGAGCGCGTCCAGCGCCGCTGCGCCGCCGACGATCCCCTCCACCGCCTCCGGCCGCCAGCCGTGGTCGTGGTGCCCGCCGACGACCTCGGCACCGCCATCGCCGAGGGGATCGCCGCCGTCGAGGCGATGACATGA
- a CDS encoding pantoate--beta-alanine ligase, translating to MTAPAAVITDPEEIATLVRESRHRGRTVGFVPTMGALHAGHASLAEAAAAECDDVAASIFVNPTQFGPHEDFARYPRTLDADRRLLAARGVRWVFAPDVAAIYPPGHATRIVVDGPALPFEGALRPGHFSGVATVVQRLFAFVPAQRAYFGQKDWQQTLVVRRMVADLALPVTIVVRPTIREPDGLALSSRNAYLSAAERRRATGLSAALAAAARDWAAGAPVADIEGTMRRIIDDHGIAVDYAAVVERESLAPLADPAAPAVALVAGRLGTTRLIDNQLLDGRAGAA from the coding sequence ATGACAGCCCCGGCCGCGGTGATCACCGACCCGGAGGAGATCGCAACGCTGGTCCGCGAATCGCGCCACCGCGGCCGGACCGTCGGCTTCGTCCCCACGATGGGCGCGTTGCATGCCGGGCACGCGAGCCTCGCCGAGGCGGCCGCCGCCGAGTGCGACGACGTCGCGGCCTCGATCTTCGTCAACCCGACGCAGTTCGGCCCGCACGAGGATTTCGCCCGGTACCCGCGGACCCTCGATGCCGACCGCCGTCTCCTCGCGGCCCGTGGCGTGCGCTGGGTCTTCGCCCCCGACGTGGCGGCGATCTATCCGCCCGGCCATGCGACGCGGATCGTCGTCGACGGGCCGGCGCTGCCCTTCGAGGGCGCCCTGCGGCCCGGTCATTTCTCCGGCGTGGCGACGGTCGTCCAGCGGCTGTTCGCGTTCGTGCCGGCGCAGCGCGCCTACTTCGGCCAGAAGGACTGGCAGCAGACGCTCGTCGTCCGCCGGATGGTCGCCGACCTCGCCCTCCCGGTCACGATCGTCGTCCGGCCGACGATCCGCGAGCCCGACGGGCTGGCGCTGAGCTCCCGCAACGCCTATCTCTCGGCAGCCGAGCGCCGCCGGGCGACGGGGCTCTCGGCCGCGCTGGCGGCAGCGGCGCGCGACTGGGCGGCGGGCGCCCCGGTGGCCGACATCGAGGGGACGATGCGCCGGATCATCGACGACCACGGCATCGCCGTCGACTATGCCGCGGTGGTCGAGCGTGAATCGCTCGCACCGCTCGCCGATCCCGCCGCCCCGGCGGTGGCCCTCGTGGCCGGGCGCCTCGGCACGACGCGCCTCATCGACAACCAGCTCCTCGACGGCCGCGCCGGCGCAGCCTGA
- a CDS encoding prolipoprotein diacylglyceryl transferase has protein sequence MRSILFHVPGRIGAVPLFGWGALLAVWGVIAVVALARGIHRDGWSRALLHLGPQIALTGAFVLWGLPALDDGAGVPVRGYGVMLLVAAAAGTWLSIVRGRRMGFDADTILALGLEVFLAGLVGARLFYVVEYHAQFFPPGRSLVAALPEILNLAAGGLVVFGSLPTAALAAWWFARRRGLSLPRLADCIAPGLLVGLALGRVGCFLNGCCYGGPCDLPWGVRFPPHSPPWLDQVARGLLPAPTGDTPAPWSLPVHPAQIYAAIDAALLAWLAVLFTPFARRDGAVFALVLSLHPISRILLEMIRIDEPGALGTSLSISQLISLVLLGLAGLAWGVLWLFPAAARPQGDAGREDRR, from the coding sequence ATGCGCTCGATCCTGTTCCACGTCCCCGGCCGGATCGGCGCCGTGCCGCTGTTCGGCTGGGGGGCGCTGCTGGCGGTGTGGGGCGTGATCGCGGTGGTCGCCCTGGCACGGGGGATTCACCGCGACGGCTGGAGCCGGGCGCTGCTCCACCTCGGGCCGCAGATCGCGCTGACGGGGGCGTTCGTGCTCTGGGGCTTGCCGGCGCTCGACGATGGAGCAGGGGTGCCGGTCCGCGGCTACGGGGTGATGCTCCTGGTGGCGGCGGCCGCCGGCACCTGGCTGTCGATCGTCCGCGGGCGGCGGATGGGTTTCGACGCCGACACGATCCTGGCGCTGGGACTCGAGGTGTTCCTCGCCGGGTTGGTCGGTGCCAGGTTGTTCTACGTCGTCGAGTACCACGCGCAGTTCTTCCCGCCGGGGCGGAGCCTCGTCGCCGCGCTCCCGGAGATCCTCAACCTCGCCGCCGGCGGGCTGGTGGTCTTCGGTTCGCTGCCGACGGCGGCCCTCGCGGCCTGGTGGTTCGCCCGGCGCCGCGGGCTGTCGCTGCCGCGGCTGGCCGACTGCATCGCCCCCGGGTTGCTCGTCGGGCTGGCGCTGGGGCGCGTCGGCTGTTTCCTCAATGGCTGCTGTTACGGTGGCCCCTGCGACCTCCCCTGGGGGGTGCGGTTTCCGCCGCACAGCCCGCCATGGCTCGACCAGGTCGCGCGGGGACTGCTCCCGGCACCCACCGGCGACACGCCCGCCCCCTGGAGCCTGCCGGTGCACCCCGCCCAGATCTACGCCGCGATCGACGCGGCGCTGCTGGCCTGGCTGGCGGTCCTGTTCACCCCCTTCGCCCGCCGCGACGGGGCGGTGTTCGCCCTCGTGCTGTCGCTCCACCCGATCTCGCGGATCCTGCTCGAGATGATCCGGATCGACGAGCCGGGTGCGCTCGGCACGAGCCTGTCGATTTCCCAGCTGATTTCGCTCGTCCTCCTCGGGCTCGCGGGGCTGGCCTGGGGGGTGTTGTGGCTTTTCCCGGCCGCGGCGAGACCGCAGGGGGATGCCGGTCGGGAGGATCGCCGATGA
- a CDS encoding CDGSH iron-sulfur domain-containing protein, which yields MTPPESPGAGTPSRPGRRIPPGTVSIRCRLDGPLVVELAADLAAQGVLVRLTDHEGVEIPPPPTTKPSLALCRCGQSRRRPFCDGSHVAAEFRSAGDGERSDPGGAAG from the coding sequence ATGACCCCACCAGAATCTCCCGGGGCGGGCACACCGTCTCGGCCCGGACGTCGCATACCCCCGGGAACCGTCTCGATCCGCTGCCGGCTCGACGGACCGTTGGTCGTCGAACTGGCCGCCGACCTGGCGGCCCAGGGGGTCCTGGTGCGGCTGACCGACCACGAAGGTGTCGAAATCCCCCCGCCCCCCACCACCAAGCCGTCCCTCGCGCTGTGCCGCTGCGGGCAGTCGCGGCGTCGGCCGTTCTGCGACGGTTCCCATGTCGCGGCCGAGTTTCGCTCGGCAGGGGACGGGGAGCGGTCGGATCCCGGTGGGGCGGCCGGCTGA